From Astyanax mexicanus isolate ESR-SI-001 chromosome 13, AstMex3_surface, whole genome shotgun sequence, the proteins below share one genomic window:
- the sdf4 gene encoding 45 kDa calcium-binding protein gives MSTIMSALSGRLSVASLVLLIFLAVNVNARPANTSYHKEKIPNSKETNEILPPDHLNGVKMEMDGHLNKDFHQEVFLGKEMEEFEEDSEPRKNRKKLIEIFSKVDFNKDRSVSAKEMQRWIMEKTEEHFQEAVKENKLSFRAVDPDGDGHVTWDEYRVKFLASKGFNEKEVAEKIKNNEELKVDEETQEVLESLKDRWFQADNPPADQLLNEEEFLSFLHPEHSRGMLKYMVKEIIRDLDQDGDKELTLSEFISLPMGTVENQQAQDIDDDWVRERKKEFEEVIDSNHNGIVTMEELEEYMDPMNEYNALNEAKQMIAVADENQNHNLELEEILKYSEYFTGSKLMDYARNVHEEF, from the exons ATGTCCACCATAATGAGCGCTCTAAGCGGACGCCTGTCCGTTGCCTCCCTAGTCCTGCTCATCTTTCTGGCTGTGAATGTGAACGCACGGCCCGCCAACACGTCCTACCACAAGGAGAAAATCCCAAACAGTAAGGAAACCAATGAGATCCTTCCTCCGGACCACCTGAATGGGGTGAAGATGGAGATGGATGGCCACCTCAACAAGGACTTTCACCAGGAGGTGTTCCTGGGGAAAGAAATGGAAGAGTTTGAGGAGGACTCTGAGCCGAGGAAGAACAGGAAGAAGCTGATTGAAATTTTTAGCAA GGTTGATTTCAATAAGGACAGAAGTGTCAGTGCTAAAGAGATGCAGCGCTGGATAATGGAGAAAACAGAAGAGCACTTCCAAGAGGCTgttaaagaaaacaagctcagCTTCCGTGCTGTGGATCCTGATGGAGACG GTCATGTGACGTGGGATGAATACCGGGTGAAATTTTTGGCCAGCAAAGGCTTCAATGAGAAGGAAGTGGCTGAGAAGATAAAGAACAATGAGGAACTGAAAGTGGATGAAGAAA CTCAGGAGGTGCTGGAGAGTCTGAAGGATCGCTGGTTCCAGGCAGATAACCCTCCAGCTGATCAGCTGCTGAACGAGGAGGAGTTCCTCTCCTTCCTCCATCCAGAGCACAGCAGAGGCATGCTCAAATACATGGTGAAGGAGATCATCAGAGACCTCG ATCAAGATGGAGATAAGGAGCTGACCCTGTCAGAGTTCATCTCCTTGCCAATGGGAACAGTGGAGAACCAGCAGGCTCAGGACATAGACGACGACTGGGTCCGCGAGCGGAAGAAGGAGTTTGAGGAGGTTATTGATTCAAACCATAACGGCATCGTCACCATGGAAGAGCTTGAG gaGTACATGGATCCCATGAACGAGTACAACGCTCTGAACGAGGCCAAGCAAATGATTGCTGTGGCTGACGAGAACCAGAACCACAATCTGGAACTGGAGGAGATCCTCAAATACAGCGAGTACTTCACTGGCAGCAAGCTGATGGACTATGCCCGCAACGTCCACGAGGAGTTCTAG